One Dictyostelium discoideum AX4 chromosome 3 chromosome, whole genome shotgun sequence genomic region harbors:
- a CDS encoding PhoPQ-activated pathogenicity-related protein: protein MKILITLLLISFFINFIKSESKILKNYVEKKDSHYKWSLNETYETNFNSKIYILELTSQQWMKDHSDNSIWKHWLTICVPNDYLNKNNNNVGHMHITDGINQNWATPTLQSLNKFSMDICNQTSAITSTLYQVPNQFITFENDGIPRQEDDIVAYTWRKYIDTQDSNWVSLLPQTKAATSAMTAIQEFGKQKSFYTIEKFVVSGASKRGWTTYGIAMVGDKRLAAAIPMVIGVPNLVKGIKEQFTSYGNWSWALDSYQNQGIPSFFDTKYFKVVTDIVDPLNYLDVMKSIPKFIILTVHDEFFLPDSTKYFFNQIKGEKRLGIYQTNHGVSNFQGVSTEVSKYFKLISNNQVRPELSWNIVYSSDNNSATINMKVVKGGTPSKVVAYSVDTLSKTKRDFRMFTCFSDTCYQNYTGLWKTYPIDLTNDNSYSFSLSRPANGGWTAFYFEVEFENANGDNIAHINTELAIVPNQYPFSPCTKEICASGVPEWVPNSSSILSINSILILLISLFKFLLF from the exons atgaagattttaataactttattattaatatcattttttattaattttattaaatcagaatcaaaaattttaaaaaattacgttgaaaaaaaagatagtCATTATAAATGGAGTTTAAATGAAACATAtgaaacaaattttaattcaaaaatttatattcttGAATTAACTTCTCAACAATGGATGAAGGATCATAGTGATAATAGTATTTGGAAACATTGGTTAACTATTTGTGTACCAAatgattatttgaataaaaataataataatgttggtCATATGCATATTACAGATGgtataaatcaaaattggGCAACACCAACATTACAATCtctaaataaatttagtATGGATATTTGCAACCAAACATCAGCAATCACTTCAACTCTATATCAAGTCCCAAATCAATTCATTACATTTGAAAATGACGGTATCCCAAGACAAGAAGATGACATAGTTGCATACACTTGGCGTAAGTATATAGATACTCAAGATTCAAATTGGGTTAGTTTATTACCACAAACCAAAGCTGCTACCTCTGCAATGACTGCAATTCAAGAATTTGGAAAACAGAAATCATTCTACACGATTGAAAAATTCGTTGTTTCAGGTGCAAGTAAAAGAGGTTGGACCACTTATGGTATCGCAATGGTTGGTGATAAAAGATTAGCCGCTGCTATTCCAATGGTAATTGGTGTACCAAATTTAGTAAAAGGTATTAAAGAACAGTTCACCAGTTATGGCAATTGGTCATGGGCTCTTGATTCTTACCAAAATCAAGGTATTCCATCATTTTTCGATACAAAATATTTCAAAGTTGTCACAGATATTGTTGATCctctaaattatttagatGTTATGAAAAGTATaccaaaatttattattctcACAGTTCATGATGAATTCTTTTTAcc tgATTCAActaaatacttttttaatcaaattaaaggTGAAAAAAGATTAGGTATTTATCAAACTAATCATGGAGTTTCAAATTTTCAAGGTGTTTCAACTGAAGTTTcgaaatattttaaattaatatcaaataatcaaGTACGTCCTGAATTATCATGGAATATCGTTTACTCAAGTGATAACAATTCTGCTACAATTAATATGAAAGTTGTTAAAGGTGGTACACCAAGTAAAGTAGTTGCATATTCAGTGGATACATTATCAAAAACCAAAAGAGATTTTAGAATGTTTACCTGCTTCTCTGATACTTGTTATCAAAATTACACAGGATTATGGAAAACTTATCCAATCGATTTAACAAATGATAATTCTTATTCATTCAGTTTATCAAGACCAGCTAATGGTGGATGGACTgcattttattttgaagtagaatttgaaaatgcCAATGGTGATAATATCGCTCATATCAATACTGAATTGGCAATCGTACCAAATCAATATCCATTCTCACCATGTACTAAAGAAATTTGTGCTTCAGGCGTACCAGAATGGGTTCCTAATTCTTCAAGTATTTTATCAATCAActctattttaattttattaatttcattatttaaatttttactattttaa
- a CDS encoding C3HC4-type zinc finger-containing protein codes for MVDNNIIEKVKDEVEKVDEPIKSKNPQENVYKRTYENIGNSSRRSKPLDINLETLLNDNKKKTVKKIKKEDKSDINSSSNTIKINEEVSELKPTKTGLNDSTNEIESEKKDTPSTSTSITSTNSTTTSTTTTPPISNVISVDSTDNEDYQPKKEIKKKNNKKVKNKKSKEEECIIINEKKEINIDQEEEDQPTQEVDYSITNSSSSLISPTKSNSILNIKVIASKTEETTVKPIKPRLVIRNELEIRTKHLNDYEWGKKMNEVMGLDNTQIPSTLKASFRNRSGGSFLKALAMAKDYLERNNKQIKRDISFLNTDPEIGNEDDEFIDLENDSDNNNNDDLDDLNEIEDLNKISDNSDEDEYEEELEEEDQEELVEDGDEDEALLEKEADDEDDFKEIGSGGGGGGVIDDIIKNTPTKKQSQKGVDFNSSIVLDDNDDMVGGNSGNKNEIVIDLDDDNNNNNNNNNNNNNNNNNNNNNNNNNNNNNNNNNNNNGNTTTPIKPTKITPTKTKQSPQLKSKSPLSKSVSPVSSSTKKVKKQQIVELESSDDDLDDLLKPTIMDSLFKGFDYTTSKKTTTTTTTTTTTTSTSLNNNNNNNNNNHNNDNDDDSEESIKRLIDRSLDDLDSKRLIDFRTPSRSNSTTTTTTTTTNNNNNNNNNNNNNNNNNNNNNNNNNNNNNNNNESIEIDNDDDKDWFKDINKRLVTNYNNQGDSKEWLLLLKSIDQCPLLIDTKCKNIINGEKLYFRYEPEKLPKSFLPKTENRLPFTCYSQESKEFYGFLGFPSVDLNALILPLIRKNYIRLGGTAILTSYTQGRIQGYSLVDIYYSHEGQIIDRVDRTTPNVIDESDFIDSQYIKVCRKLLDCLLLGPSQFPNILNGDGNSGNGGGNKNEINPRDLFVKKALLTTEAPDSLKSQLKHHQKEGLWWMLGREQKPFITYNMSVEEYWRLYKTSPIVGEAASVEFYYNCICDKISLTPPKSKHKIAGGLLCDEMGLGKTVMSIALIMSNHPVFSTHRQQKEAYDEIKDQLRNRNQQLRSFQKSVPKPKATLIICPPSLVSQWKSEIKKHLKPDYFNKLEIFEYHGANRKKKLSGVDLNLMDIVITTHNTFGIEFKKYEEDMQSAYTNNANGNDGSIPLPALLTIHWWRVIIDESQVCKIKTLIFKGLQNLDAIHKWCLSGTPISNYLDDIYPSLHFLNCYPIAQDLKTWRKLIDRPKNLELLKKVINPILLRREKSEILDFKLPKKNKEIVYLDFNENEADDYDTLFSVAQETLQKISCRGGILKNYATVLALLLRLRQCCDHFHLIRHIDTSTDVICNSCKDIAVNPVKNHCGHDFCLDCFEDLVRNPDNNNNRVSLCPECDSELILQDNTNGDDSNNKNNGKSIKKIANLNNSKKSKTNLSKKSQYLDIERQDQLYNQTERQFQNELHNRLNQLIERQRENQEAKQMSKIDSLFSTKVKTLLGDIQNDLIDNEDNADEKCLIVSQWTSMLDLIEESLKQNHWVKNTHYVRYDGRCSHQQKDKAIKQLNEDDDVRVMLVSLKSGGVGLNLTRANRVYMVDPWWNEASEVQAEGRVHRIGQTREVFVKRYIMNNSIEIRILELQESKNEIANALLSDDYDPTKPFKNFKLNVEDIKLLFKGFKK; via the exons aTGGtggataataatattattgaaaaagttaAAGATGAAGTAGAAAAAGTAGATGAACcaataaaatctaaaaaccCTCAAGAAAATGTATATAAAAGAACATATGAAAATATTGGAAATTCTTCAAGAAGAAGTAAACCATTAGACATTAATTTAGAGACACTTTTAAAcgacaataaaaaaaaaactgtaaaaaaaataaaaaaagaagataaaaGTGATAtcaatagtagtagtaatacaattaaaatcaatgaaGAAGTATCAGAATTAAAACCCACAAAAACAGGATTAAATGATTCAACTAATGAAATAGaatctgaaaaaaaagatacaccatcaacttcaacttcaaTCACTTCCACCAATTccacaacaacctcaacaacaacaacaccaccaatatCAAATGTAATATCAGTAGATTCTACAGATAATGAAGATTACcaaccaaaaaaagaaattaaaaagaaaaacaataaaaaagtaaaaaataaaaaatcaaaagaagaagaatgtataataataaatgaaaaaaaagagatcAATATTGACCAAGAGGAAGAGGACCAGCCTACACAAGAGGTTGATTattcaattacaaattcatcatcatcattaatatcaccaacaaaatcaaattcaatattaaatataaaagtgATAGCATCAAAAACAGAAGAAACAACAGTTAAACCAATCAAACCAAGGTTAGTAATTAGAAATGAACTTGAAATTAGAACaaaacatttaaatgattatgaATGGggtaaaaaaatgaatgaagTTATGGGATTGGATAATACACAAATACCATCAACATTGAAAGCTTCATTTAGAAAtcgtagtggtggtagttttTTAAAAGCATTAGCTATGGCAAAAGATTACTTggaaagaaataataaacaaattaaaagagatatatcatttttaaatactgATCCCGAGATTggtaatgaagatgatgaatttatagatttagaaaatgatagtgataataataataatgatgatttagatgatttaaatgaaattgaagatttaaataaaatatcagaTAAtagtgatgaagatgaataTGAAGAAGAATTAGAAGAAGAGGATCAAGAGGAACTAGTAGAAGatggtgatgaagatgaagcaCTTTTAGAAAAAGAAGCAGATGACGAAgatgattttaaagaaattggtagtggtggtggtggtggtggtgttattgatgatataataaaaaatacaccAACTAAAAAACAATCACAAAAAGgtgttgattttaattcatcaattgtattagatgataatgatgatatggttggtggtaatagtggtaataaaaatgaaatagtAATAGATTTAGATGAcgataacaacaacaacaacaacaacaacaacaacaacaacaacaacaacaacaacaacaacaacaacaacaacaacaacaacaacaacaacaacaataacaacaacaacaacggtAATACTACCACACCAATAAAACCAACTAAAATAAcaccaacaaaaacaaaacaatcaCCTCAATTAAAGAGtaaatcaccattatcaaaaTCAGTATCACcagtatcatcatcaacaaagaaagttaaaaaacaacaaattgtAGAGTTAGAATCATCTGATGATGATTTGGATGATTTACTTAAACCAACTATTATggattcattatttaaaggaTTTGATTATACAACTTCAAAaaaaactacaacaacaactaccaccaccaccactaccacctcAACCTCActtaacaacaacaacaacaacaacaacaacaatcataataatgataatgatgatgatagtgaagagtcaattaaaagattaattGATAGATCATTAGATGATTTAGATAGTAAaagattaattgattttagaACACCATCAAGATCAAattcaaccacaacaactacaacaacaacaactaataataataataataataataataataataataataataataataataataataataataataataataataataataataataataataataatgaatcaattgaaattgataatgatgatgataaagattggtttaaagatattaataaaagattagtaacaaattataataatcaaggAGATTCAAAAgaatggttattattattgaaatcaattgatCAATGTCCATTATTGATTGATACgaaatgtaaaaatattattaatggagagaaattatattttagatATGAACCtgaaaaattaccaaaatcatttttaccaAAGACTGAAAATAGATTACCATTCACATGCTATTCACAAGAGAGTAAAGAGTTTTATGGGTTTTTGGGATTTCCAAGTGTTGATTTAAATGCATTaatattaccattaattAGAAAGAACTATATTAGATTGGGTGGAACTGCAATATTGACAAGTTATACTCAAGGTAGAATTCAAGGTTATTCATTGGtagatatttattattcacATGAGGGTCAAATCATTGATAGAGTCGATAGAACTACACCAAATGTAATTGATGAAAGTGATTTCATCGATAGTCAATATATTAAAGTTTGTagaaaattattagattGTTTACTCCTTGGTCCTTCACAATttccaaatattttaaatggcgatggtaatagtggtaatggtggtggaaataaaaatgaaattaatccAAGAGATTTATTTGTAAAGAAAGCATTATTAACAACTGAGGCACCAGATTCACTAAAGAGTCAATTGAAACATCATCAAAAGGAAGGATTGTGGTGGATGCTTGGTCGTGAACAAAAACCATTTATAACTTATAATATGTCGGTTGAAGAGTATTGGAGGCTTTATAAAACTTCACCAATAGTCGGTGAAGCTGCAAGTGTGGAATTCTATTACAATTGCATTTGTGATAAGATCAGTTTAACACCACCAAAGAGTAAACATAAGATAGCTGGTGGTTTGCTTTGTGATGAAATGGGTCTTGGTAAAACCGTTATGTCTATAGCATTAATTATGTCAAATCATCCAGTTTTTTCAACACATAGACAACAAAAAGAAGCATACGATGAAATCAAAGACCAATTAAGGAATAGAAATCAACAGTTACGTAGTTTTCAAAAGTCTGTACCAAAACCAAAAGcaacattaataatatgTCCGCCATCATTGGTCAGCCAATGGAAATCGGAAATAAAGAAGCATTTAAAACCAGACTATTTCAATAAATTGGAAATTTTTGAATATCATGGTGCTAATCGTAAGAAAAAACTATCAGGTGTCGATTTGAATCTTATGGATATTGTAATCACTACACATAATACTTTTGGTATTGAATTCAAGAAATATGAAGAGGATATGCAAAGTGCATACACTAACAATGCCAATGGCAATGATGGGTCCATTCCATTGCCTGCACTACTCACAATTCATTGGTGGAGAGTTATCATTGATGAGTCGCAAGTTTGTAAAATCAAAACATTAATCTTTAAAGGGTTACAAAATTTAGATGCAATTCATAAATGGTGTTTATCAGGTACACccatttcaaattatttagatGACATTTATCCATcattacattttttaaattgttatcCAATAGCTCAAGATTTAAAAACTTGgagaaaattaattgatcgTCCAAAGAATTTAGAACTATTAAAGAAAGTTATTAATCCAATCCTATTACGTCGTGAAAAATCtgaaattttagatttcAAATTaccaaagaaaaataaagaaattgtttatttagattttaatgaaaatgaagctGATGATTATGATACACTTTTCTCTGTTGCTCAAGAAACTTTACAAAAAATTAGTTGTAGAGgtggtattttaaaaaattatgcAAC tgTTTTAGCATTACTTTTAAGATTAAGACAATGTTGtgatcattttcatttaattagACATATTGATACAAGTACTGATGTAATTTGTAATTCATGTAAAGATATTGCAGTAAATCCAGTAAAGAATCATTGTGGTCATGATTTTTGTTTAGATTGTTTTGAAGATTTGGTTAGAAATccagataataataataatagagtTTCATTATGTCCAGAATGTGATtctgaattaattttacaagaTAATACAAATGGtgatgatagtaataataaaaacaatggtaaatcaattaaaaaaatagcaaatcttaataattcaaagaaAAGTAAAACAAATTTGTCAAAAAAGAGTCAATATTTAGATATTGAAAGACAAGATCAATTATATAATCAAACAGAAAGacaatttcaaaatgaaTTACATAATagattaaatcaattgattgaaagACAAAGAGAGAATCAAGAAGCCAAGCAAATGAGTAAAATCGATTCACTTTTTTCAACAAAGGTTAAAACATTGTTGGGTGATAttcaaaatgatttaatagataatgaagataatgCAGATGAAAAATGTTTAATCGTTAGTCAATGGACGTCAATGTTGGATTTAATAGAGGAATCGTTGAAGCAGAATCATTGGGTAAAGAATACACATTATGTGCGTTACGATGGCAGATGCTCTCATCAACAAAAGGATAAAGCAATTAAACAATTGAATGAGGATGACGATGTTAGAGTGATGTTAGTCTCTTTAAAgagtggtggtgttggtttGAATTTAACTCGTGCCAATAGGGTCTATATGGTCGATCCTTGGTGGAATGAGGCAAGTGAAGTTCAAGCAGAGGGTAGAGTTCATCGTATTGGTCAAACTAGAGAAGTCTTTGTAAAGAGATACATTAtgaataattcaattgaaattagaATTTTAGAATTACAAGAATCAAAGAATGAAATTGCAAATGCACTATTAAGTGATGATTATGATCCAACAAAACCATTCAAAAACTTTAAACTTAATGTTgaagatattaaattattatttaaaggttttaaaaaataa